Within Thermotoga sp., the genomic segment CAAGACTTTTGTCAGTGGACACCGCAGAGACCAGAAAACCAACGGAAGTGTGAAAGATAGAGTTGAGAACTATCAGAGAGAAAGCAAGAGCAAAACTCATGTTACTTTCGGTGAGAATCCTTATGAGTACGTATGCCATCATCGAGACAGACACACCAAGGACGGTGTAGGCAACGATCTTCCCCAGAGCGTACTCCCACCACGGAAGGTTGTACACGAGGAACATCTCATGGAGGTTCTTCTCTCTATCCAAAAAAGTAGAGACGCACGCCAGGGAGACCGTTATCAGGATTCCAGTGAAGAATATTATGAATGGTGAGACAAGATCGGAGAATCTGAGGGTGGAATCCTTCAATGCCAACCTGGGAAC encodes:
- a CDS encoding ABC transporter permease, which codes for VPRLALKDSTLRFSDLVSPFIIFFTGILITVSLACVSTFLDREKNLHEMFLVYNLPWWEYALGKIVAYTVLGVSVSMMAYVLIRILTESNMSFALAFSLIVLNSIFHTSVGFLVSAVSTDKSLANILGVSVIGISLFSSGFAIPISNLPEHLKRIAMATPVFRIMYALRIYQVEHVVDVRSILYVGIWAIVFLVLSIFSGKLIIRRG